The DNA region GCAAGCAGATGAGACTAATGCTGCAAAACGCAACACCAGGGCATGGAAAATTAGATACTAAGTAAAAGTGATGAATGAAAAATTATAAAATTTTTTACATTCATCATTATTCGTTATTATAGATACTCTAGTTTTGATGCTCCCAGACAACAGAGGAGGATCGTCATGGAAATAAACTTACAATTCCCAGGTATTAATTTAATTAGCTTGAAAGAAGCACCGATTCATATTTCTAGCCAAATTCAACCTCATGGTGTCCTGTTAGTCTTAGAGGAGCCTGAGCTAAAAATATTACAAGTTAGCACTAATACATTAAAGATTTTCGGAATTGCTCCCGAAAATATGTTGCACAAAAAACTAGAAGATTTACTAGACCCCTTTCAAATAGAGAGAATTAAAACAGGGTTATCCGGAGAAAATCTTGATTTCATCAATCCCACCAAAGTTTGGGTGCGAAAAAAAGGTGATGAATACGTAGTATTTGATGCAATATTTCACCGCAATACTGAAGGATTTTTAATCCTAGAGTTAGAACCTGCTCTTACTCAAGAAAATATTCCGTTTTTAAGCTTTTATCATCTAGCTAGAGCCTCTATAAATCAACTAGAAAAAACAGCAAATCTCCGTGACTTTTGTCAAGTTATCGTTCAAGAAGTTCGGAAAATAACGGAATTTGACAGGGTAATGTTATATAAATTCGATGATGATGGGCATGGTTCCGTTGTCGCTGAAGAAAAACTAGAAAGCCTAGAACCTTATTTAGGGCTGCATTACCCAGAGTCAGATATTCCCAAACCAGCGAGAAAATTATTTGCTGCCAATTCGATTAGAATCATCCCAGATGCTTATTCTCAACCAGTAAAACTTTTTCCTGTAAATAATCCAATTAGCGATCGCCCTATTAATTTAACCAACTCCATTCTCAGAAGTGCTGCTTCCTGTCATACGGAGTACTTGCATAATATGGGTGTTGGTGCTTCGCTGACTATCTCTTTAATTAAAGATCAAAAACTCTGGGGACTAATTGCTTGTCACCATCAATCCCCGAAATATGTTTCCTACGAATTGCGTAAAGCCTGCGAATTTTTGGGGCGAGTAATATTTGCAGAAATCTCAGCTAGAGAAGAGACAGAAGACTACTATCACCGAATAAATTTGACACACCTTCAATCAATCTTGATTGAATACATGTCTCAAGAAGAAAACTTCATAGATGGTTTGGTTAAAAACCCGCAGCATCTTTTAGATTTGGGTAGCGCTCAAGGTGCAGCCGTGTGTTTTGGGGGAAATTGTACAGTAGTTGGTGAGACACCTAGAGAAGAAGACCTGAATTTTTTAGTTCAATGGCTCAAGAATAATGTTGAGGAAGAAGTATTTTGTACAGATTCTTTACCACAGATTTATCCAGATGCCGAAAGTTTTAAAAATGTCGCCAGTGGTTTGTTAGCGATTCCTATCGCCAAGCGGAATTATGTTTTGTGGTTCCGACCGGAAGTAATTCAAACTGTAAATTGGGGTGGCGATCCTAATAAGGCGTTTGAAGTTAACCAGTCAGAAGGAAATGTCCGTCTGTGTCCACGCAAATCATTTGAACTGTGGAAAGAAACAGTTCGCTTAACATCTTTACCTTGGAAAGATGTAGAAGTTAAAGCAGCATTGGAACTGCGGAAAGCAATTGTTAACATTGTGCTACGTCAAGCCGATGAACTAGCCCAGTTAGCGCAGGATTTAGAACGTTCTAACGCCGAATTGAAAAAGTTTGCCTACGTCGCCTCCCATGACTTGCAAGAACCACTCAATCAAGTTGTGAATTACGTCCAACTGTTAGAGATGCGCTATAGCGAAGAACTTGACGAAGATGCTCAGGAGTTTATTAGCTACGCTGTGCAGGGAGTTAGCCTGATGCAGACGTTGATTGATGACGTACTAGCATACTCGAAAGTAGATATGCAAGCGATCGCATTTCAAATGAACGATGTAGAGACATCCTTAATGCGGGGGTTGGGCAATTTGCGTCAACGCATTAATGAAACTGGGGCTACTATCACCCACGATCCCTTACCAGTAGTCATGGCTGACAGCACCCAACTCATGCAGCTATTCCAAAACCTCATCGGTAACGCCATCAAGT from Nostoc commune NIES-4072 includes:
- a CDS encoding sensor histidine kinase, whose product is MEINLQFPGINLISLKEAPIHISSQIQPHGVLLVLEEPELKILQVSTNTLKIFGIAPENMLHKKLEDLLDPFQIERIKTGLSGENLDFINPTKVWVRKKGDEYVVFDAIFHRNTEGFLILELEPALTQENIPFLSFYHLARASINQLEKTANLRDFCQVIVQEVRKITEFDRVMLYKFDDDGHGSVVAEEKLESLEPYLGLHYPESDIPKPARKLFAANSIRIIPDAYSQPVKLFPVNNPISDRPINLTNSILRSAASCHTEYLHNMGVGASLTISLIKDQKLWGLIACHHQSPKYVSYELRKACEFLGRVIFAEISAREETEDYYHRINLTHLQSILIEYMSQEENFIDGLVKNPQHLLDLGSAQGAAVCFGGNCTVVGETPREEDLNFLVQWLKNNVEEEVFCTDSLPQIYPDAESFKNVASGLLAIPIAKRNYVLWFRPEVIQTVNWGGDPNKAFEVNQSEGNVRLCPRKSFELWKETVRLTSLPWKDVEVKAALELRKAIVNIVLRQADELAQLAQDLERSNAELKKFAYVASHDLQEPLNQVVNYVQLLEMRYSEELDEDAQEFISYAVQGVSLMQTLIDDVLAYSKVDMQAIAFQMNDVETSLMRGLGNLRQRINETGATITHDPLPVVMADSTQLMQLFQNLIGNAIKFHSDQPPQIHVGAERIEDAWLFSVRDNGIGIDPKFSDRIFVIFQRLHTRDEYTGTGMGLAICKKIVECHRGRIWVESELGEGATFYFTIPVGGRELERRNGRKTQNHLFGRGQ